A window from Solanum stenotomum isolate F172 chromosome 7, ASM1918654v1, whole genome shotgun sequence encodes these proteins:
- the LOC125870946 gene encoding probable indole-3-pyruvate monooxygenase YUCCA8 — MFNFSDNDMFARRCVWVNGPVIVGAGPSGLAVGACLKEQGVPCVILERSDCIASLWQKRTYDRLKLHLPKQFCQLPKFPFPEHYPEYPSKRQFIEYLESYATQFDLSPQFNECVQSAKYDEFCRLWRVKTVSADGVEVEYICQWLVVATGENAERVVPEIDGLKEFGGEVIHACDYKSGEKFRGKKVVVVGCGNSGMEVSLDLCNHDAQPSMVCRSAVHVLPREIFGKSTFELAMLLMTWLPLWLVDKILLILTWFILGDIEKYGLKRPSIGPLQLKNSQGKTPVLDIGALEKIRAGKVKVVPGIKKFSCGTVELVTGEKLEVDSVVLATGYCSNVPYWLQESEFFSKNGYPKAQFPNNWKGKSGLYAVGFTKRGLAGASADAIRIAKDIGKVHKEDLKQKKQKVPTHRRCISTF, encoded by the exons atgtttaatttttcagaTAACGATATGTTTGCGAGACGATGTGTTTGGGTAAATGGCCCTGTTATTGTTGGTGCTGGTCCATCAGGATTAGCTGTTGGAGCTTGTTTGAAAGAACAAGGTGTCCCTTGTGTTATATTGGAACGATCTGATTGTATTGCTTCTTTATGGCAAAAAAGAACTTACGATCGATTAAAGCTTCACCTACCTAAACAATTTTGTCAATTGCCCAAATTCCCATTTCCAGAACATTACCCTGAGTATCCTTCTAAGAGACAATTCATCGAATATCTTGAGTCCTATGCTACTCAATTTGATTTAAGTCCACAATTTAATGAATGTGTGCAATCTGCTAAGTACGATGAGTTTTGTCGATTATGGAGGGTGAAAACTGTTTCAGCTGATGGGGTGGAAGTTGAGTATATTTGTCAATGGCTTGTTGTTGCTACTGGGGAGAATGCCGAGAGAGTTGTGCCTGAAATTGATGGATTGAAGGAGTTTGGTGGTGAAGTGATTCATGCTTGTGATTATAAGTCTGGTGAGAAATTCAGGGGAAAGAAAGTTGTCGTTGTTGGTTGTGGAAATTCCGGGATGGAAGTATCACTTGATCTTTGTAACCATGATGCTCAACCATCAATGGTCTGTCGTAGTGCG GTTCATGTTTTGCCAAGAGAGATATTTGGAAAATCAACATTTGAGCTAGCTATGTTGTTGATGACATGGCTACCACTTTGGCTAGTTGACAAGATTTTACTCATTTTGACATGGTTTATTCTTGGTGACATTGAGAAATATGGACTAAAAAGGCCATCAATTGGACCATTACAACTCAAGAACAGTCAAGGGAAAACCCCTGTTCTTGACATTGGTGCTTTGGAAAAAATTAGAGCTGGGAAAGTTAAAGTTGTTCCTGGAATCAAGAAGTTTTCATGTGGCACCGTTGAACTCGTCACTGGTGAAAAACTTGAAGTTGATTCAGTTGTTCTTGCTACTGGCTACTGCAGCAATGTTCCATATTGGCTACAG GAAAGTGAATTTTTCTCCAAAAATGGATACCCAAAAGCACAATTTCCAAATAACTGGAAGGGAAAATCTGGCTTATATGCAGTTGGATTTACAAAGAGAGGGCTGGCTGGTGCTTCTGCTGATGCTATTAGAATTGCTAAAGATATTGGCAAAGTACACAAAGAAGATCTCAagcaaaagaagcaaaaagttCCAACACACAGACGTTGCATCTCaaccttttaa